ACTCTCTGCATTGTTAAattttctctctgtcccaccGTAGACAGTGCCATCTGCTGATCAAAGACCAGACTGAAGAGCTGACCCGTTTATATGATAAGTTACGCGAAGGGAGAGATGTTTGCCAACTCCTTGATAAACACCTCGAGGACCTCCTCTCCCATGATGACCCTGAGCATTGCCAAGGACAGGGCTTCCAAGAGCAACTGGCTGAGGGACGCAGGCTGGCCAAGTGCCTTGCCCGAAAGCTCAGCTCAGGTAAGGCAGCCAGAGGCCCTGATTGCACTGAGCTGCTGCAAGGCCCTGGGCTCACAAGAGTCTTCCCACCTGCCCTCACACTGTTTGTAGCAGCTGTCCTCTGTTCCCCATTGTGCGCAAGGCCATGAGAGGACCAGGACTAGAAGGTGGTaacagagaggagaaatgcaCAGGCTGGAGGTCATAGTGCTCCACATGTCTGCTTCCTCCCTGAGGGAACGCAGCCcttggggcaggaggcagcatcCACCAGTGTTAGATCCCGGAAAGGAGACTGTGACAGGAGGCAGCTAGTTAGTGTGCTAGGATCCCCGCCTAAGTGGGAGGTTCCCAGACTTAGCCCAGTCTGTATGAAATGTGGGTGAGAGAGTGAGGTTTACTTCGTCCatatctgtctcctcatctgtaatgtATATCAAATAACCTGTTGTCACTGTAGTGAGCAGATACGGAAAATTCATGAATGCACTTTAGACAAAGTAGAGCCCCTGACCATGTGGAGTTGGATGAGGAACTTGATGCAGTAGGACTTGGAGGTGGGAACGCTGTTTAGACTGGAACATGTTTCCTAGATGACCCCTCAGTAACACTGGAGCCCACGCGGGGGCCCATGAAGTCCCCGGTGGTTGGATGTGGGACAGGGTGGTTGTCCTGTCCTCAGGACAAGGAGGAGGCTCTATGTGAGAGCTGTGAATGCACAGAGAGCCTGTGCCTGTGGCGCGACTCGCGGCACGCTGCTAGACATGGTTTGCAGAAGTCAAGATTGAAACTGGACAAGCATCCCCTTATATGGACAACAAGAGACAGTAGAAGCTGTTGCCCAGGGTCAGTGATGCTGATCCTCAGAATCAGAGACACACTGCCTGATGCATCAGAAAGCCATGCCACAGCAATTCTTAAAGACAGTGCCCTAAATGCAGTGGATGCCTAGTCATGCAAGGACACTTATGTCTCTCGGGCCATAGAGGCCACTGTGTTCATAGTGGTGATGTGGGAACAGCTGACGGgacatttctgaatttatttgcagaaaattatgagaaggaggaggatgaacatgaagaagaaacacGGACCCCCAGGTGACAATGAATGTTCAGGAACCGGTAATGTGTGGGTAAAAATGGACAGGgtctcagaaagaaaaggaagtgaggtCAAGAGAGTCACAGATGTCAGATGCAAGGATTAGCAAAACTGTAGGTGGTCAGCAAAGAATGGCCGTGTTGCCTGTTGTCTCTGTGGTGCTGTAAACCAAGATGGATTCACCAGCCTCAGGACTCCCTGTATGGACAAAATACCCATTCTTTCCTGTGACTGGACACCAGGAGATGCGTATCTACTTCCTACACAGTTCTCTAAGGGCCTTGGTAGGAAGGTGACCAGCAAAGGAATTGGTACACAGACACTAGCAAAATTAACCAGCAAGAGAAGTAActtaccaaaaccaaacacatgGGGTGTCATGTGACACTATTAATACAAAGGTGCCTAGCAGCCACACATTTCTGCAGTCTGCAGTGACTCCAGAGCTGTAACCACTTGGTCAATCTATGTTAAAGTCAACACGACTCAGGCACGTGGTGGCTGCCCCGGGCCTGGTCTCCCTCTGTGCTTCATGCCGTGACTGTACCATACTGGGGTGGTAGAGTCTCATTCCTCGTCagccctgctgtgggcagtgctCTGCATATCTGCTGCTGCTactctccccccatcccccaccatggCAGCCACACTTTGCCTCTTGTAGGATGGATAGCTTTTTCCCTCTCCAGGCGATGGCCCTTTGCTTCTAGTGACCATTCCCTATAACTCCCATCAAAACCAGCTAGGAAGCCATGATGTCTGATCCCCCCGGTTTGATCTGTTGTCATTCCTGTCTCACCCGGCACAGCGTGGAGCAGGAAGAAGTCGAAAAGAAGGAAGTCCTACAGGACAGAGTAGATGATTACGATTTGACCCCTTCGGTTCTGGAAGAAGGGTGTGACAGCGACCAGTCTTACAGTGATGGTGAGTTCCCATTTGAAGAACAGGAAATCGGCTCTGCTCTGGATTTAGCCAGAGAATGGTCCCATACCAAAGGGGAGGAAAGTCCATGTGCTGCCCCAGGTAGTGTCCCTATTCCTTGTTCCTCACACCCTGTGTAGACTCAGAGTCTTAATCCCCATAAGTAGATCCTATCCTTACAAACTGTTGTGATCCAGGCTGTAGGACTGTGTTTGATATAAGACATTCCATGAGTCAGCGAGCTTTGCTCAACTCCTGTCTAAGTCACAGCACTTTTATGTCTGGGC
The nucleotide sequence above comes from Ursus arctos isolate Adak ecotype North America unplaced genomic scaffold, UrsArc2.0 scaffold_12, whole genome shotgun sequence. Encoded proteins:
- the LOC125282153 gene encoding putative neuroblastoma breakpoint family member 5; translation: MAAPLGPLSDPGAEKSLLEINQDLQSQLEKSKQDFRDLKEKFLISEATAYSLANQLQKYKCEESSDIIESVLGEKGQLEKRERADTLAEKLRQCHLLIKDQTEELTRLYDKLREGRDVCQLLDKHLEDLLSHDDPEHCQGQGFQEQLAEGRRLAKCLARKLSSGKAARGPDCTELLQGPGLTRVFPPALTLFVAAVLCSPLCARP